From Bifidobacterium longum subsp. longum JCM 1217, one genomic window encodes:
- the msrB gene encoding peptide-methionine (R)-S-oxide reductase MsrB produces MSERNEHNDGNTQTAYFAGGCFWGLERYFQNVDGVTDTTVGYAQSTVESPTYEQVCAGGTDAAETVKVEFNPAQVSLRTLTLLFLEVIDPFSVDQQGEDRGRQYRTGMFYTDETQRAVYVAALEQLVDRQPQRPAVLVEPLRNFYPAEAHHQDYLVNNPGGYCHVPIAAIANVKRRQKYVERIWDLTLEQFAVTQNAATERPFVNEYDEEFEPGIYVDIVSGEPLFSSRDKFDSGCGWPAFSRPIAGDLLTEHEDHRIPGRDRIEVRTSDTQIHLGHVFTDGPADRGGLRYCMNSAALRFVPRSRMAEEGYGDWISVVDGDEQA; encoded by the coding sequence ATGAGCGAACGTAACGAACACAATGACGGAAATACGCAAACCGCATACTTCGCCGGCGGCTGCTTCTGGGGACTGGAGCGCTACTTCCAGAACGTCGACGGCGTCACGGACACCACGGTCGGCTACGCGCAATCCACCGTCGAATCGCCGACCTACGAGCAGGTATGCGCGGGCGGCACGGATGCGGCCGAAACCGTGAAAGTCGAGTTTAACCCGGCACAGGTCAGCCTGCGGACGCTGACATTACTGTTCCTGGAGGTCATTGACCCGTTCTCCGTGGACCAGCAGGGCGAAGACCGCGGCCGGCAGTACCGCACTGGCATGTTCTACACGGACGAGACGCAGCGCGCCGTGTATGTGGCGGCCTTGGAGCAGCTGGTCGACCGCCAGCCGCAGCGCCCGGCCGTACTGGTCGAACCGCTGCGCAACTTCTACCCGGCCGAGGCACATCATCAGGACTATCTGGTGAACAATCCCGGCGGCTACTGCCATGTGCCGATCGCCGCAATCGCGAACGTAAAACGCCGTCAGAAGTACGTGGAACGCATCTGGGATCTGACGCTTGAGCAGTTCGCGGTCACACAGAACGCCGCTACCGAGCGCCCGTTCGTCAACGAGTATGACGAGGAGTTTGAGCCCGGCATTTACGTGGACATCGTCAGCGGCGAGCCGCTGTTCTCGTCGCGAGACAAGTTCGATTCCGGCTGCGGCTGGCCCGCGTTCTCTCGCCCGATTGCCGGTGACTTGCTGACCGAGCATGAGGACCACCGCATTCCGGGCCGCGACCGCATCGAAGTGCGCACGTCGGACACACAGATTCACTTGGGCCACGTGTTCACCGACGGCCCGGCCGACCGCGGCGGCCTGCGCTACTGCATGAATTCCGCCGCCCTGCGCTTCGTGCCGCGCTCGCGCATGGCCGAGGAAGGATACGGCGACTGGATTTCGGTTGTGGATGGGGATGAGCAGGCATGA